In the genome of Candidatus Omnitrophota bacterium, one region contains:
- a CDS encoding TPM domain-containing protein: MIKKYIVCFFALISPILIWAQEIPEPQGWINDFAGVLKSDYKEKIYQTLVELEQKTSTEIAVVTIDSIAPLDEKAYARKLFDQWKPGKKGKDNGVLVLLVVKDRLWRIETGYGIEGLLTDAKCGVIGREYMVPYFKNNKYEQGLYYGAKAIAQTIYDKQGIKTGSSFKLKSPNEQNIPFLLYPFLFFFFLLWNIPWPIFIGLPFTLIFAAALSQQSDIAGGLIIAGYIGATLIRYHIWLKMPAKNKRKFIWFIIFGLMASGNKSAPGKGGSEGWHGGGYSGGGGGGSFGGGGGGGGGAGGKF; this comes from the coding sequence ATGATTAAGAAATATATCGTTTGCTTTTTTGCCCTGATATCTCCCATTCTTATTTGGGCGCAAGAAATCCCAGAGCCCCAAGGATGGATCAATGATTTTGCCGGGGTTTTAAAAAGTGACTATAAAGAAAAAATTTACCAGACACTTGTAGAATTAGAGCAAAAAACCTCAACTGAAATAGCAGTAGTAACCATAGACAGCATTGCCCCTCTTGATGAAAAAGCATATGCCCGAAAGCTTTTTGATCAATGGAAACCCGGTAAAAAGGGAAAAGATAACGGCGTGCTTGTTCTCTTAGTGGTCAAGGACCGTTTGTGGAGGATCGAAACCGGATACGGGATAGAGGGATTGTTAACTGATGCCAAGTGCGGGGTTATCGGACGCGAATATATGGTACCGTATTTCAAAAACAATAAATACGAGCAGGGGCTTTACTATGGGGCAAAAGCCATCGCGCAAACTATTTATGACAAGCAAGGGATAAAAACAGGCTCGTCTTTTAAGCTAAAATCGCCTAATGAACAAAATATCCCGTTTCTCTTATACCCATTTCTGTTCTTCTTCTTTCTTTTATGGAATATACCCTGGCCGATATTTATTGGATTGCCGTTTACTTTAATTTTTGCCGCTGCGTTATCACAACAATCAGACATTGCGGGTGGGCTTATCATAGCCGGTTATATTGGCGCGACATTGATCCGTTACCATATTTGGCTTAAGATGCCCGCGAAAAATAAAAGAAAATTCATCTGGTTTATCATATTTGGACTGATGGCCTCTGGGAATAAAAGCGCGCCCGGGAAAGGCGGCTCTGAAGGATGGCACGGCGGCGGATATTCCGGAGGTGGTGGCGGAGGAAGTTTTGGCGGCGGAGGCGGCGGAGGCGGCGGAGCCGGAGGTAAATTCTAA
- a CDS encoding phosphopantothenoylcysteine decarboxylase, which translates to MATKEILITTGPTWVALDAVRVITNRASGKTGIILAKQLIKKGFKVTLLLGPVTDSQIEVPSAVKVIRFQFFEELENTLLGMLKRKRYHAVIHSAAVSDYKPAKITPFKIPSGKKSLSLKLYPTNKIVNKIKKISPQTILTAFKFEPMIKDARLLKEAKSLMRKSQANIVIANTTRHEKYRAFVLSENKISKAFSSKKTLSRELARIIAQKIHD; encoded by the coding sequence TTGGCTACTAAAGAAATCCTGATTACTACCGGACCGACGTGGGTGGCGCTTGACGCGGTAAGAGTCATTACAAACCGTGCCAGCGGCAAAACCGGGATTATTTTAGCCAAACAATTAATTAAAAAAGGTTTTAAGGTTACATTACTGCTTGGCCCGGTAACCGACAGCCAAATAGAAGTTCCATCCGCGGTTAAGGTAATACGTTTTCAGTTCTTTGAAGAATTAGAAAATACGCTTTTAGGGATGCTTAAAAGGAAAAGATACCACGCGGTAATCCATAGCGCGGCGGTATCTGATTATAAACCGGCGAAAATAACGCCTTTTAAAATACCATCGGGAAAGAAATCTCTTAGCTTAAAACTTTATCCCACAAATAAAATAGTAAACAAGATCAAAAAGATTTCTCCGCAAACCATTTTAACTGCTTTTAAATTTGAGCCCATGATAAAAGACGCCCGGCTTTTAAAAGAGGCAAAAAGCTTGATGCGTAAATCCCAAGCTAATATTGTAATCGCAAATACAACCCGGCATGAAAAATATAGAGCTTTTGTATTGTCAGAAAATAAAATAAGTAAGGCGTTTAGTTCAAAAAAAACACTTAGCCGCGAATTGGCGCGGATCATAGCCCAGAAAATCCATGATTAA
- the thrC gene encoding threonine synthase: MLYEGLIKKYRQYLPVTPNTPVITLNEGNTPLIYASYLSKLLGKNTRVYLKYEGLNPTGSFKDRGMTMAISKACEEKSKAVICASTGNTSASAAAYAARAGIKCIVLIPNKAIALGKLSQALIHGATVLAVNGNFDQALELVKEISAKYPITLVNSLNPYRIEGQKTASFEISESLGEAPDFQVIPVGNAGNITAYWKGYKEYYNLKINKKLPRMLGFQAEGAAPIVKKRPVKNPKTIATAIKIGNPASWKQAEASRDESGGLIDMVSDKEILNAYKILARYEGVFAEPASAASVAGLLKLNQQKFFRPITHQPVDQIINIVCILTGHGLKDPDRAIKTVKAPKVIKPSLKLILKEIGY; this comes from the coding sequence ATGCTATATGAAGGCCTGATTAAGAAATACCGCCAATATCTTCCGGTTACCCCAAATACCCCGGTTATTACTTTAAACGAAGGAAATACCCCGCTTATTTACGCTTCATACTTAAGCAAGCTGCTCGGAAAAAATACCCGGGTCTATTTAAAATACGAAGGCTTAAACCCAACCGGTTCTTTTAAAGACCGCGGGATGACCATGGCCATATCCAAGGCCTGTGAAGAAAAATCCAAAGCGGTTATCTGCGCCTCAACCGGAAATACTTCCGCATCCGCCGCAGCGTATGCCGCGCGCGCCGGAATTAAATGCATTGTGCTTATCCCCAACAAAGCTATAGCCCTCGGAAAATTAAGCCAGGCGCTTATCCATGGAGCAACTGTACTTGCCGTAAATGGTAATTTTGACCAGGCGCTGGAACTGGTAAAAGAGATTTCCGCTAAATACCCCATAACCCTGGTTAATTCTCTTAATCCTTACCGCATAGAAGGCCAAAAAACCGCCAGCTTTGAAATCTCGGAATCCCTGGGTGAAGCCCCGGATTTTCAGGTAATCCCCGTGGGCAATGCCGGTAATATCACCGCATACTGGAAGGGTTATAAAGAATACTACAATTTAAAAATCAACAAAAAACTTCCCCGGATGCTGGGATTCCAGGCAGAGGGAGCAGCTCCAATAGTAAAAAAACGCCCCGTCAAGAATCCAAAAACAATCGCTACCGCCATTAAAATCGGTAATCCCGCAAGCTGGAAACAGGCTGAAGCTTCTCGCGATGAATCCGGAGGGCTTATTGATATGGTAAGCGACAAAGAGATACTTAACGCTTACAAAATACTTGCCCGATACGAAGGAGTTTTTGCCGAACCAGCCTCTGCCGCAAGCGTAGCCGGCCTTTTAAAACTTAATCAGCAAAAATTCTTCCGCCCAATAACCCATCAACCGGTCGACCAGATAATCAATATTGTCTGTATACTAACAGGGCACGGCCTCAAAGACCCTGACCGGGCGATAAAAACAGTAAAGGCGCCAAAGGTTATCAAGCCTTCGCTTAAATTAATACTAAAAGAAATTGGCTACTAA
- a CDS encoding homoserine dehydrogenase, with protein sequence MEKINIGLIGFGNVGSGVVKILRERKSFLSEKIGLELNIKKICDKDTSSKRNVSVDKALLTRDPKDIINDPQINVVVELIGGINPAKEIIASALSRGKNIVTANKALLAEHGRELFALAKDRAKNIYFEASVGAGIPIIKSLREGLVANKFNSVMGIVNGTSNYILSEMSLNNTGFAQALKSAQDKGFAEKNPTLDIEGMDSAHKLALLAYLCFGKLVNLQDIFVEGISRISIADVNYAKQLGFEIKLLAIAKKDNKELELRVHPTLIPKAHLLSSVNGIFNAIYAESDLAGNLLFYGPGAGQLCAASGVVSDIVDLAADIKAGLFRPTMNIAVDKSIQSLRKIEEIESRYYIRFSALDKPGVLAKISGVLSRFGISIASVTQKERRKAQVVPIMMIIHEAKEKNLRQALEAIDHLGVIKEKSVAIRIEEL encoded by the coding sequence ATGGAAAAAATTAATATCGGGTTAATTGGCTTCGGAAATGTTGGATCGGGAGTGGTGAAGATCCTGCGTGAAAGAAAGAGTTTCTTAAGCGAAAAGATAGGCTTAGAGCTAAACATTAAGAAAATCTGCGATAAGGATACTTCGTCAAAACGAAATGTTTCTGTTGATAAAGCCCTCTTGACCCGTGACCCCAAAGATATTATCAATGACCCCCAGATAAATGTGGTAGTAGAGTTAATAGGCGGGATAAACCCGGCAAAAGAAATCATCGCTTCCGCCTTAAGCAGGGGAAAGAATATTGTTACTGCCAACAAAGCCCTTCTTGCTGAGCATGGCAGGGAATTATTTGCCTTAGCCAAAGATAGGGCGAAGAATATCTATTTTGAGGCCTCTGTAGGCGCAGGCATCCCGATCATAAAATCCTTGCGCGAAGGCTTAGTGGCCAATAAATTTAACAGTGTCATGGGAATTGTAAACGGCACTTCAAATTATATCCTTTCAGAGATGTCGCTTAACAACACTGGATTCGCCCAAGCGCTTAAAAGCGCCCAAGATAAGGGATTCGCGGAGAAAAACCCAACCCTGGACATCGAAGGAATGGATTCAGCGCATAAATTAGCACTACTTGCCTACTTATGTTTTGGCAAACTGGTAAATCTGCAGGATATCTTTGTTGAAGGTATCTCAAGAATATCAATAGCTGATGTAAATTACGCCAAACAGCTGGGATTTGAAATAAAACTTCTGGCCATCGCTAAAAAAGATAATAAAGAACTGGAATTGCGCGTGCATCCTACGCTTATCCCCAAGGCCCATCTTTTATCCTCGGTAAATGGCATCTTTAACGCTATCTATGCGGAAAGCGACTTGGCAGGAAATCTATTATTCTACGGCCCCGGGGCAGGACAGCTCTGCGCGGCATCAGGCGTAGTTTCTGACATCGTAGACCTAGCCGCGGACATTAAAGCTGGCTTATTCCGTCCGACCATGAATATTGCTGTTGATAAAAGTATCCAATCTTTACGCAAAATAGAAGAGATCGAAAGCAGGTATTATATCCGTTTCAGCGCCCTGGACAAACCCGGGGTATTAGCGAAAATATCCGGAGTGCTTTCCAGATTCGGCATAAGCATTGCCTCTGTAACCCAGAAGGAGAGACGCAAAGCGCAAGTTGTTCCGATCATGATGATCATACATGAAGCCAAGGAGAAAAATCTGCGCCAGGCATTAGAAGCTATTGACCATCTTGGCGTAATAAAAGAGAAATCTGTCGCCATAAGAATTGAAGAGCTTTAA
- a CDS encoding PilZ domain-containing protein — MGYSGPERRRTQRISGRFIVSYRILEESDNVDITQTKNISLGGMLLTTNRRLDLGTNLAVEIRLPFDPHPIMLIGKVIESKEITRDLIYDTRLQFLAVDERHRHIISQTLDYYIKKGQ; from the coding sequence ATGGGTTATAGCGGTCCAGAACGGCGCAGAACTCAACGTATAAGCGGCAGATTCATTGTCTCCTACCGCATCCTTGAAGAAAGTGACAATGTAGATATTACCCAAACCAAGAACATAAGTTTAGGCGGGATGCTCTTAACCACAAACCGCCGCCTGGATTTGGGAACAAATTTAGCGGTAGAGATCCGCCTGCCATTTGACCCGCATCCAATTATGCTTATCGGCAAGGTAATAGAATCAAAGGAGATCACCCGAGATTTAATTTACGACACCAGACTGCAATTCTTGGCAGTAGATGAGAGGCATCGCCACATTATTTCACAAACGCTTGATTATTACATAAAAAAAGGCCAATAA
- a CDS encoding NAD(P)-dependent glycerol-3-phosphate dehydrogenase: MKKKMRMLPNKYKIAILGDGGWGTTLAIILAEKNYSVTLWGAFPEYIKTLQQKRINSKFLPGIKIPSSVSFSADLNQTIICNDIVVIAVPSQYLRDVVRKIKNIPGYKNKIFLSVTKGIELKTLKRMSEVIRELLGNIKLAVLSGPTIAHEIAVKNPATAVIASGDRKIRKTLQHIFMTERFRIYTNSDIIGVELGGSLKNIIAIASGICDGLGFGTNAKAALLSRGLAEISRLGKAMGAKKETFSGISGLGDLVTTCVSSYSRNRYVGEQIGKGKTLERIQSHMQMIAEGVPTTKSAYNLSKKYNVRMPITSEVYAVLYKNKPVAKAVKDLMTRDKKEETD, from the coding sequence ATGAAGAAGAAGATGAGAATGCTTCCGAATAAATACAAGATCGCCATTTTAGGCGATGGAGGATGGGGCACTACCTTAGCTATCATCTTAGCAGAGAAAAATTACTCTGTAACTTTGTGGGGCGCGTTTCCAGAATATATTAAAACGCTCCAACAAAAAAGGATTAACAGTAAATTCCTGCCCGGAATTAAAATCCCTTCATCAGTTAGCTTTAGCGCAGATTTAAACCAAACTATTATCTGCAATGATATCGTCGTCATTGCTGTGCCTTCCCAGTATTTGCGCGATGTCGTAAGAAAAATAAAAAATATCCCCGGTTATAAAAATAAAATATTCTTAAGTGTTACCAAGGGCATTGAATTAAAAACCCTAAAAAGAATGTCGGAAGTAATAAGAGAGCTTTTGGGTAATATAAAATTGGCGGTTTTATCCGGGCCAACTATTGCCCATGAAATAGCCGTGAAAAACCCGGCTACCGCGGTTATCGCATCCGGCGATAGAAAAATCCGCAAAACCTTACAGCATATTTTTATGACTGAAAGATTTCGCATTTACACCAATAGTGACATTATCGGCGTGGAATTAGGCGGCAGCTTAAAAAATATTATCGCTATTGCTTCCGGAATTTGCGATGGCTTAGGTTTTGGCACAAACGCCAAGGCTGCGCTTTTATCGCGCGGATTAGCGGAAATTTCCCGTTTAGGCAAGGCTATGGGGGCCAAGAAAGAAACCTTTAGCGGCATAAGCGGCTTAGGAGATCTTGTTACAACCTGCGTAAGCTCATACAGCCGAAACCGCTATGTGGGAGAACAAATCGGCAAAGGCAAAACTTTGGAGCGAATACAATCACATATGCAAATGATCGCCGAAGGAGTCCCTACCACAAAATCCGCTTACAATTTAAGCAAAAAATATAACGTGCGCATGCCGATAACCTCTGAAGTCTATGCTGTTTTATATAAAAATAAACCTGTTGCCAAAGCAGTTAAAGACTTGATGACCCGCGACAAAAAAGAAGAGACTGATTAA
- a CDS encoding PilZ domain-containing protein produces MDNIPERRSSSRLTYVTPLNYKVCSKETIDKLFNGYTLNVSEAGLLCNIKEKVAKDDILWLSFDKGTLSVCTEMDRKSLVYQNGVLALVVRVDDKVPEGYDVGVRFLIREEQYDSHIYPKVHFLKDNSPQQDEEEDENASE; encoded by the coding sequence ATGGATAATATTCCAGAAAGACGGTCTTCTTCAAGGCTTACCTATGTTACTCCGCTTAATTACAAAGTCTGCAGCAAAGAAACTATTGATAAACTCTTCAACGGCTATACTCTAAATGTAAGCGAAGCAGGGCTCTTATGCAACATAAAAGAGAAAGTAGCTAAGGATGATATCCTTTGGCTTTCTTTTGATAAAGGCACTTTGTCCGTATGCACAGAAATGGATAGAAAAAGCCTGGTTTACCAAAATGGGGTCTTAGCGCTTGTGGTCAGAGTTGACGATAAAGTCCCCGAAGGTTACGATGTGGGAGTGCGCTTTTTAATAAGGGAGGAGCAATACGACAGCCATATTTACCCTAAGGTGCACTTCCTAAAAGATAACAGCCCTCAGCAAGATGAAGAAGAAGATGAGAATGCTTCCGAATAA
- a CDS encoding thymidylate synthase, producing the protein MEKEFLEPAFIDAFDLDDAWFQTLSAILEKGHIYTITKGSYEGQRRLEFDFAVVKVKKPSHQIIPIIPEGMSIPAPTDMDYIQGYLSYLLTGTKTATEDYTYGERLVDPKVKLKGKYAVQDPLEKEMPLEVNQIEEVINLYKTKGFGTNQATMEIGMPSDIKLIDPPCLRIIDTRIRYGKLHFILYFRSWDLWGGFPSNLGGLQLVKQYMADEIGVDDGEIIAVSKGLHLYEYSWELAKLRTNKEIRGLNKNG; encoded by the coding sequence ATGGAAAAAGAATTTCTAGAGCCGGCTTTTATTGATGCCTTTGACCTGGACGATGCCTGGTTTCAAACCCTTTCCGCGATATTAGAAAAGGGGCATATTTATACTATCACCAAAGGCAGCTATGAAGGCCAGAGAAGATTAGAATTTGATTTCGCGGTAGTAAAAGTAAAAAAACCCTCCCATCAAATAATCCCGATTATTCCTGAAGGAATGAGTATCCCCGCGCCTACAGATATGGACTATATTCAAGGATATTTAAGCTATCTATTAACCGGCACAAAAACCGCAACCGAAGATTATACCTACGGAGAGCGGCTGGTTGATCCTAAGGTGAAGTTAAAAGGAAAATATGCCGTCCAAGACCCGCTCGAAAAAGAGATGCCTCTTGAAGTAAACCAAATCGAAGAGGTAATAAATCTTTATAAAACCAAAGGCTTCGGAACGAATCAAGCGACTATGGAAATCGGCATGCCCTCGGACATTAAATTAATTGACCCGCCATGCTTAAGGATCATTGACACAAGGATCCGTTATGGCAAATTACATTTTATCTTGTATTTTCGCTCCTGGGACTTGTGGGGAGGCTTCCCGTCAAATCTAGGGGGCCTACAACTAGTTAAACAATATATGGCTGATGAGATCGGGGTTGACGACGGAGAAATTATTGCTGTCAGCAAGGGGCTGCATCTTTATGAATACAGCTGGGAATTAGCGAAACTGCGCACCAATAAAGAAATAAGGGGGTTAAATAAAAATGGATAA
- a CDS encoding NAD(P)H-hydrate dehydratase, whose product MRLPTQLSPRKKNTHKGDYGHVFVLGGCARLSTAPVLAAEAALHSGAGLVTIGIPCSLNNAIIKIKAKEAMTLPLPQTKEETLSLKAENKIIGFLKNADVLAIGPGLSLNPQSSKLALKLIYTVKKKMVIDADALNALSLDFKKFREIKVITPHPKEMARLLGVSAEAINKNRKEVAKRLACDYNCIVVLKGHKTIVVSPCGRIYINHTGNPGMAKAGTGDVLTGIIAAFLAQGLSDFEASKYGVYLHGLAGDLAAKEKTEISMLASDIIDMIPKAMKKCS is encoded by the coding sequence ATGCGGTTGCCAACGCAATTGTCACCAAGAAAGAAAAACACACATAAAGGCGATTATGGGCACGTCTTCGTGCTCGGCGGCTGCGCCAGGCTTTCTACCGCGCCAGTATTAGCGGCAGAAGCAGCGCTTCACTCTGGGGCAGGCCTTGTTACTATCGGAATCCCGTGTTCTTTGAATAATGCAATCATAAAGATTAAAGCAAAAGAAGCGATGACCTTGCCGCTACCTCAAACAAAAGAAGAAACTCTCAGCTTAAAAGCGGAAAACAAAATCATAGGTTTCTTAAAGAATGCCGATGTTTTAGCAATAGGCCCGGGATTGTCCCTTAATCCGCAATCCAGCAAATTGGCGCTTAAGCTGATTTATACGGTAAAAAAGAAGATGGTCATTGATGCTGACGCGCTTAATGCCTTATCTTTAGACTTTAAGAAATTCCGCGAGATCAAGGTCATTACCCCGCATCCTAAAGAGATGGCGCGGCTTTTAGGGGTATCTGCGGAGGCAATTAATAAAAATAGAAAAGAAGTTGCCAAAAGGCTGGCTTGCGATTATAATTGCATAGTCGTTTTAAAGGGGCATAAGACAATAGTCGTTTCACCTTGCGGGCGAATATACATAAATCATACCGGAAACCCCGGTATGGCTAAAGCCGGAACAGGCGATGTTTTAACCGGGATAATCGCCGCGTTCTTAGCCCAAGGCTTGAGTGATTTTGAGGCTAGTAAATATGGGGTATACTTGCATGGCCTAGCCGGTGATTTAGCGGCAAAAGAAAAAACAGAAATCAGCATGCTTGCTTCGGATATTATTGACATGATCCCCAAAGCAATGAAAAAATGCTCTTAA
- the acpS gene encoding holo-ACP synthase, whose protein sequence is MIIGTGVDITEVNRLRKAIEKWGDSFTKRVFTNQELVNAKTRSAYYQHLAGRFAAKEAVFKALGDKNLSWHDLQILNDKDGKPYCELIDGKKRSVDIHISISHVKNYAVANAIVTKKEKHT, encoded by the coding sequence ATGATCATAGGAACCGGGGTAGACATTACTGAAGTCAACCGTTTACGTAAAGCCATTGAGAAATGGGGCGATTCCTTCACTAAGCGCGTTTTCACAAACCAAGAATTAGTTAATGCTAAAACAAGATCCGCTTACTATCAGCATCTTGCCGGCAGATTCGCGGCCAAAGAGGCGGTATTCAAAGCCCTGGGAGATAAAAACTTAAGCTGGCATGACTTGCAGATATTAAACGATAAAGATGGCAAGCCCTATTGCGAATTAATTGACGGCAAAAAAAGAAGTGTGGATATACATATATCCATATCCCACGTAAAAAATTATGCGGTTGCCAACGCAATTGTCACCAAGAAAGAAAAACACACATAA
- a CDS encoding pyridoxine 5'-phosphate synthase: MNMMELGVNIDHVATLRQARLGDTPDPILAAVTAQNAGADSIVAHLREDRRHIQDRDIFILKKILRIKFNLEMSACKQIVDIACKVKPHQATLVPEKRQELTTEGGLDLVSQYKKISPAIEKLQQAGIKVSLFIDPDKKQINAAKKMGVRLIELHTGAFAQAQNKSQQQKYLKQLKDAAVFAKSNDLRVFAGHGLDYNNAGEILKIKEIEELNIGYAIICRALFTGIAQAVKEMKQLMENT, encoded by the coding sequence ATTAATATGATGGAACTTGGGGTTAATATTGACCACGTTGCCACCTTAAGGCAAGCCCGTCTGGGCGATACCCCTGACCCGATATTGGCCGCGGTAACCGCACAGAATGCCGGAGCGGATTCCATTGTTGCGCATCTAAGAGAAGACAGAAGGCATATACAGGACCGGGATATTTTTATCCTTAAAAAGATTTTAAGAATTAAATTTAACCTGGAAATGTCTGCCTGCAAACAGATAGTGGATATTGCCTGCAAAGTAAAACCTCACCAGGCAACACTTGTCCCGGAAAAAAGGCAGGAACTTACCACCGAAGGCGGATTAGATTTAGTTTCGCAATACAAAAAGATAAGCCCTGCGATAGAAAAACTTCAACAAGCAGGCATAAAAGTAAGCCTATTCATAGACCCCGATAAAAAACAAATAAACGCGGCTAAAAAGATGGGCGTACGGTTAATAGAATTACACACGGGAGCTTTTGCGCAAGCGCAGAATAAAAGCCAACAACAAAAATACTTAAAACAATTAAAAGACGCGGCCGTGTTCGCTAAAAGCAATGACTTACGGGTTTTCGCCGGCCACGGGCTTGATTATAATAATGCGGGAGAAATACTGAAGATAAAAGAAATAGAAGAGCTTAATATCGGTTATGCTATTATTTGCAGGGCGTTGTTTACCGGAATTGCCCAAGCCGTAAAAGAAATGAAACAACTTATGGAAAATACATGA
- the cdaA gene encoding diadenylate cyclase CdaA, giving the protein MEFLNWQMILEILILWFIIYSIILFFYGTRAIQVLRGIVLIMFAFFVFQKLNLQVVDWIFTKLFAISVIAILIIFHPEIRHGLARLGQQHLFGATLRDEDVDSMLDQVMTACENLARNKYGALIALEIKDPLANYVEKGITIDGKISAELIESIFTPKSILHDGGIIIQHGKISAAGCIFPLSESSNLNRIFGTRHRAAIGLSEETDAIIIVVSEERNDISLVYNGKMHKDLSRESIFTLVKEILKQKYAQD; this is encoded by the coding sequence ATGGAATTCTTAAACTGGCAAATGATACTGGAAATACTTATCTTGTGGTTTATCATCTACAGCATAATATTGTTCTTTTACGGGACAAGGGCCATCCAGGTATTAAGGGGGATTGTGCTGATAATGTTTGCCTTTTTTGTATTCCAAAAACTTAATCTTCAGGTAGTAGATTGGATATTCACCAAATTATTTGCCATCTCGGTTATCGCTATACTTATCATATTCCATCCGGAGATAAGGCACGGGCTTGCGCGGCTGGGCCAGCAGCACCTGTTTGGGGCGACCTTGCGCGATGAAGATGTGGATTCAATGCTGGACCAGGTCATGACTGCCTGCGAAAACCTCGCGCGAAACAAATATGGAGCGCTCATTGCCCTTGAAATAAAAGACCCTCTGGCCAATTATGTGGAAAAGGGTATCACGATAGACGGTAAAATATCCGCGGAACTGATAGAGTCAATTTTTACCCCTAAAAGCATCCTTCATGATGGCGGGATTATCATACAACACGGAAAAATAAGCGCTGCGGGCTGCATTTTTCCTTTAAGCGAATCCTCTAACCTGAATCGCATATTCGGAACGCGCCACCGGGCGGCAATCGGCTTAAGCGAAGAAACAGACGCGATCATCATAGTTGTATCAGAAGAAAGAAATGATATATCGCTTGTCTATAACGGTAAAATGCATAAAGACCTAAGCAGGGAAAGCATTTTTACTCTTGTAAAAGAAATACTAAAACAAAAATATGCACAGGATTAA
- the folP gene encoding dihydropteroate synthase, with product MRIIETNNSETINKIMRGINVDAYGIKIMSPKASSLMVEIPSISNPSANILKQQMLSLGADAAVSRSSLTGQIKKTPCILIGNLSQFHKLQEKMKLQPFGMADFAKQLKTLFANYQRNSFTVDLGSTRLHLKEGQACLMGILNITPDSFSNDGLYQNNSIDTGKILDAALSMVKEKAQIIDVGGESSRPQAKPVSEKEQLRRVIPVIKLLAKKIRIPISIDTYKPEVAKAALDNGAAIVNDISGLRDKKMPKVIARYKAAVVIMHMRNRPSNMQKNISYANLIADIKSFLSESINKAHDASIPNNKIIIDPGIGFGKTLEHNLEILNRLREFKTLGMPVLIGPSRKSFIGNILGIEDPQKRINGTIAACLLAVKNGVNILRIHDIKQINEALKIWEAASKIWNS from the coding sequence ATGCGCATTATTGAAACAAATAACTCTGAAACAATTAATAAAATAATGCGGGGAATAAACGTAGATGCCTACGGGATTAAAATAATGTCTCCTAAAGCATCAAGCTTAATGGTTGAAATCCCCTCCATAAGCAATCCTTCCGCTAATATCCTGAAGCAGCAAATGCTTTCCTTGGGAGCGGACGCGGCCGTAAGCCGCAGCAGCTTAACCGGACAAATAAAAAAAACGCCCTGTATCCTAATCGGAAACTTATCCCAATTCCATAAGCTGCAAGAAAAAATGAAATTACAGCCTTTTGGTATGGCTGATTTCGCCAAACAGCTTAAAACACTTTTTGCTAACTATCAAAGAAACTCTTTTACGGTAGATCTAGGGTCTACCCGGCTTCACCTGAAAGAAGGCCAAGCTTGCTTGATGGGGATATTAAACATTACCCCTGATTCTTTTAGCAACGACGGGTTATACCAAAACAATAGTATTGACACCGGAAAAATACTTGATGCGGCGTTAAGCATGGTTAAAGAAAAAGCGCAAATAATAGATGTAGGAGGAGAATCAAGCCGCCCGCAGGCAAAGCCGGTATCAGAAAAAGAGCAATTACGCCGGGTTATCCCGGTAATCAAGCTTTTAGCCAAGAAAATCCGGATACCGATTTCTATTGATACCTATAAACCCGAAGTAGCAAAAGCTGCCCTTGATAACGGGGCGGCAATAGTAAATGATATAAGCGGATTGCGCGATAAAAAAATGCCCAAAGTAATAGCAAGATATAAAGCCGCGGTAGTTATTATGCATATGCGCAACAGGCCTAGTAATATGCAGAAGAATATCAGTTATGCCAACCTTATTGCGGATATAAAAAGCTTTCTTTCTGAATCTATAAACAAAGCCCACGATGCGTCTATACCTAACAATAAGATCATTATTGATCCCGGAATTGGCTTTGGAAAGACGCTGGAGCATAACCTGGAAATATTAAACAGGCTTCGGGAATTTAAAACCCTTGGGATGCCTGTTCTTATCGGGCCATCGCGCAAATCATTCATCGGTAATATCCTTGGCATAGAAGACCCCCAAAAAAGAATAAACGGTACCATCGCCGCCTGCCTTTTAGCAGTAAAAAATGGCGTGAATATCTTAAGAATACATGATATAAAACAGATAAATGAAGCTCTAAAGATTTGGGAGGCGGCCTCTAAAATATGGAATTCTTAA